The Coprobacillus cateniformis DNA window GACAGCAGCATTTTCCTTTGTGGTGAGCATTTCCATGAACGCCACATATTCATCAAAAATAAGGAAGTGGGGCGATAGTCCTAAATAGGCATAGTTTTCACCTGTCCTGTAATTCTCCATGAGCTTCATTGCTTCACTTCTTGCCATCATACCGTCATAGAACCTGTCAATACAGGCGGTTATATCGTCTTTCTTGTACCAGACTTCCGGCATGACAACGGACAAATCCGCAAGGTCGGCGTTCTTTGGGTCTAAAATATACATGACCGCATTGCTGCGGAGCAGAGCTTCAATGATAGTAAGGATAAAGTAGGTTTTACCACCACCAGTGCCGCCAGCAATTAGCATATGTGGGAGCTTGTCATACTCCCACCAGACATTTTTCATCAGACGCAAGCTGCCATGTTCAGCCTGTACCTCATTGATAGTGATTCTGTTCGCAATCGTATCATAGAGCAGCACATATTCCACATAGCTGTCTTTCAATTCTTTGGAAACCAGCTCACAGTATAAGCCTGTTTCCAGCTTCTTTTCCAAGTGTAAAAGCTGGTCTTGATATTTCCCTAATGTAATTTCCGTACGGATATATAAAAGTCCATGCTCCATATGGTAATACAGTTTTGGAAAATAGGTGATTTTCTCTTTTTTAGTAGTAGCTGGCAAGTCCTTGAAGAATCCGCTATCCTGTGTGGATTCCGATTCATACCAGCCATTTTCCAACAGCATACGAGCCAGCTTTTGACGGTGAAAGAGCTGTTTCACTCTGTCATACTGGAATCT harbors:
- a CDS encoding FtsK/SpoIIIE domain-containing protein → MPQFNKRGNRIRASDKSLVFRFSSGSLLLLFLAVVMLLNLKTIITTDWKVISLFQDGSVHLTVTPYRIMTIVLAALVCVLATLFYRRFQYDRVKQLFHRQKLARMLLENGWYESESTQDSGFFKDLPATTKKEKITYFPKLYYHMEHGLLYIRTEITLGKYQDQLLHLEKKLETGLYCELVSKELKDSYVEYVLLYDTIANRITINEVQAEHGSLRLMKNVWWEYDKLPHMLIAGGTGGGKTYFILTIIEALLRSNAVMYILDPKNADLADLSVVMPEVWYKKDDITACIDRFYDGMMARSEAMKLMENYRTGENYAYLGLSPHFLIFDEYVAFMEMLTTKENAAVLNKLKQIVMLGRQAGYFLILACQRPDAKYLGDGIRDQFNFRVALGRMSELGYSMMFGEVDKDFFLKQIKGRGYVDTGNSVISEFYTPLVPKGHDFLKEIGRLSQNRQDGQAACEAKDAGTD